The genomic region ACAGCAAGAAGACATTAATAATAAATCGACAGGCTATAACGCAGAATTGGTGAAGGTGATATGGGGTTAAACAATATTATTTTTACTTATAAACGTCTTCACCATAACGAACTTCCAAACCTTCTCGTATGGATTTCTTTAAACCTTTTACCACCAAACCATAAGAATGATCGATCAACCTTTCAATTTCTCCATTTGGTAAGTCGCCATCCAGAATAATGGAATTCCAATGCCGTTTATTCATATGGTAAGCAGGAAAAATTTCTTTAAATATATCGCGCAGTTCAATAGCATGGTCTGGATTGCACTTTAAGTTTAGCAATGGCTGCCCTTGTTTTTTAATCAACAAGGCAAACATCTTCCCTTGCACTTTAAACACGGCCGTATAATCATCAAATGGGTAATACTCTTCAGCCTCGGGCTTAGAAAGCAGATATTTTTTAAGTGTTGTTGAGTCCAAAATCGCGCCCTTTCAAGGTTCAAAACAGTCATCAGTATAAAACAAAAAAGCCGCTCACTGACATCCAGTAAACGGCTTTAAATAGAAACTATA from Marinomonas rhizomae harbors:
- a CDS encoding MmcQ/YjbR family DNA-binding protein gives rise to the protein MDSTTLKKYLLSKPEAEEYYPFDDYTAVFKVQGKMFALLIKKQGQPLLNLKCNPDHAIELRDIFKEIFPAYHMNKRHWNSIILDGDLPNGEIERLIDHSYGLVVKGLKKSIREGLEVRYGEDVYK